One region of Xylanimonas ulmi genomic DNA includes:
- a CDS encoding HNH endonuclease, whose amino-acid sequence MADVLVLNAGYEPLHRVSVRHAIHMLVRKVAVVEESVVGRTFGPYPMPRVLRLVRYVTMRWRYRRDQAPACTKAGVRARDGRCAYCGGAADTVDHVLPRSRGGASSWLNLVAACADCNARKADRTPQEAGMELRLVPHVPDLSWRPAA is encoded by the coding sequence ATGGCAGATGTGCTCGTCCTCAACGCCGGCTACGAGCCGCTGCACCGCGTCTCGGTGCGGCACGCGATCCACATGCTGGTGCGCAAGGTCGCCGTGGTCGAAGAGTCCGTCGTGGGACGCACGTTCGGGCCCTACCCGATGCCACGTGTGCTGCGCCTGGTGCGCTACGTGACGATGCGCTGGCGCTACCGCCGCGACCAGGCCCCGGCGTGCACCAAGGCGGGGGTGCGCGCCCGCGACGGGCGGTGCGCGTACTGCGGCGGCGCCGCCGACACCGTCGACCATGTGCTGCCGCGCTCACGGGGCGGGGCGTCGTCGTGGCTCAACCTCGTGGCCGCATGCGCGGACTGCAACGCGCGCAAGGCCGACCGCACACCGCAGGAGGCGGGCATGGAGTTGCGCCTCGTCCCGCACGTGCCCGACCTGTCCTGGAGACCCGCGGCCTGA